A window from Cinclus cinclus chromosome 4, bCinCin1.1, whole genome shotgun sequence encodes these proteins:
- the LOC134043823 gene encoding LOW QUALITY PROTEIN: acrosin-like (The sequence of the model RefSeq protein was modified relative to this genomic sequence to represent the inferred CDS: substituted 1 base at 1 genomic stop codon), translated as MALLGLLVLLALTWPVGAAWDTCRGTCGLRPMAFDHRSLVPENSQDSDYGSWDSFEDTSQDMGGTGVHPGAWPGVISIQATLDNGTWHMCSGALIHPQXVLTVASCLWKVLIGATDLAKPGPKAEVFQIKQILVHNGYVAATARSNIDLLRMDQPVECSDYIQLGCVPDSSLAVPELKTCYIAGWRATPGSARSPRLVLQEAKVRLMDVQLCNSSRWYGGAVHPQDLCAGYPRGGIDTCQGDIGGPLVCKDNVGDYFWLVGLASWGRGCAGAKRPGVFTSTQHFHTWIQVQMGLLPPGTDVPPAEPFPLPPPEPEEEPELDSDLSDLENPNPEPEDSTVISFQQQILGKFLNLVLELLQFLKGWKVLIGATDLAKPGHKAEVFQIKQILVHNGYVAATARSNIDLLRMDQPVECSDYIQLGCVPDSSLAVPELKTCYIAGWRATPGSARSPRLVLQEAKVQLMDDLCAGYPRGGIDTCQGDIGGPLVCKDNVGDYFWLVGLASWGRGCAGAKRPGVFTSTQHFHTWIQVQMGLLPPGTDVPPAEPFPLPPPEPEEEPEPDSDLSDLENPNPEPEDSTVLIGATDLAKPGPKAEVFQIKQILVHNGYVAATARSNIDLLRMDQPVECSDYIQLGCVPDSSLAVPELKTCYIAGWRATPGSARSPRLVLQEAKATMPYTWNRPLCNISLAWWHHGHCQGGGHQR; from the exons ATGGCTTTGCTGGGACTGCTCGTCCTGCTGGCCCTGACCTGGCCCGTGGGGGCCGCCTGGGACACGTGCAG AGGCACCTGCGGACTCCGGCCCATGGCCTTCGACCACAGATCGCTGGTTCCCGAAAATTCCCAGGACTCTGACtatggatcctgggattctttcGAAGACACCTCGCAGGacatgggtggcactggggtccaCCCAGGGGCCTGGCCTGGTGTCATCAGCATCCAGGCCACCTTGGACAATGGCACGTGGCACATGTGCTCGGGGGCACTCATCCACCCCCAGTGAGTGCTGACAGTGGCCAGCTGCTTG TGGAAGGTGCTGATCGGGGCCACGGATCTGGCTAAGCCGGGCCCCAAGGCCGAGGTGTTCCAGATCAAGCAGATCCTGGTGCACAATGGCTACGTGGCCGCCACGGCCAGGAGCAACATTGACCTCCTGAGGATGGACCAGCCCGTGGAGTGCAGCGACTacatccagctgggctgtgtgcccgacagctccctggcagtgcccgagCTGAAAACCTGCTACATTGCGGGCTGGAGAGCCACCCCGGGCAGCG CCCGGAGCCCacgcctggtgctgcaggaggccaaGGTGCGGCTCATGGACGTCCAGCTTTGCAACAGCAGCCGCTGGTACGGGGGGGCCGTGCACCCCCAGGACCTGTGCGCGGGGTACCCGCGGGGCGGCATCGACACCTGCCAG ggggacatcgggggaccTCTGGTCTGCAAGGACAACGTTGGTGACTACTTCTGGCTGGTGGGACTGGCCAGCTGGGGCCGAGGCTGTGCCGGGGCCAAGCGACCCGGGGTGTTCACCTCCACCCAGCACTTCCACACCTGGATCCAGGTGCAGATGGGATTGCTCCCACCAGGAACTGatgttcctcctgcagagcccttcccactgccacccccGGAACCAGAGGAAGAGCCTGAGCTGGACTCAGATTTGAGCGATCTGGAGAATCCCAACCCAGAACCAGAGGATTCTACGGTGATTTCATTCCAACAACAAATCCTGGGGAAATTCCTGAAtctggtgctggagctcctgcagttcctgaaggga TGGAAGGTGCTGATCGGGGCCACGGATCTGGCTAAGCCGGGCCACAAGGCCGAGGTGTTCCAGATCAAGCAGATCCTGGTGCACAATGGCTACGTGGCCGCCACGGCCAGGAGCAACATTGACCTCCTGAGGATGGACCAGCCCGTGGAGTGCAGCGACTacatccagctgggctgtgtgcccgacagctccctggcagtgcccgagCTGAAAACCTGCTACATTGCGGGCTGGAGAGCCACCCCGGGCAGCG CCCGGAGCCCacgcctggtgctgcaggaggccaaGGTGCAGCTCATGGAC GACCTGTGCGCGGGGTACCCGCGGGGCGGCATCGACACCTGCCAG ggggacatcgggggaccTCTGGTCTGCAAGGACAACGTTGGTGACTACTTCTGGCTGGTGGGACTGGCCAGCTGGGGCCGAGGCTGTGCCGGGGCCAAGCGACCCGGGGTGTTCACCTCCACCCAGCACTTCCACACCTGGATCCAGGTGCAGATGGGATTGCTCCCACCAGGAACTGatgttcctcctgcagagcccttcccactgccacccccGGAACCAGAGGAAGAGCCTGAGCCGGACTCAGATTTGAGCGATCTGGAGAATCCCAACCCAGAACCAGAGGATTCTACG GTGCTGATCGGGGCCACGGATCTGGCTAAGCCGGGCCCCAAGGCCGAGGTGTTCCAGATCAAGCAGATCCTGGTGCACAATGGCTACGTGGCCGCCACGGCCAGGAGCAACATTGACCTCCTGAGGATGGACCAGCCCGTGGAGTGCAGCGACTacatccagctgggctgtgtgcccgacagctccctggcagtgcccgagCTGAAAACCTGCTACATTGCGGGCTGGAGAGCCACCCCGGGCAGCG CCCGGAGCCCacgcctggtgctgcaggaggccaaG GCCACCATGCCCTACACATGGAACCGGCCCCTGTGTAACATCAGCCTGGCCTGGTGGcaccatgggcactgccagggcggTGGGCACCAGAGGTGA
- the LOC134043313 gene encoding arylsulfatase A-like, whose protein sequence is MGPQGRYHPWLLLLLLPPPVRAAATARPSFVLVLADDLGYGDLGSYGHPSSATPQLDRLAARGLRFTDFYSSAAVCSPSRAALLTGRLQVRSGIYPGVFDPGSRGGLPLAEVTVAKVLKAQGYATAMVGKWHLGFGVNGSFLPVHQGFDHFLGVPYSHDQLRASRCGPCQNLTCFPPDTKCFGTCDQGVVPLPLLWNQSIIQQPVSFPDLVPLYNKFSRDFIADCARRGLPFLLYYASHHTHYPQFASQEFSGRMQRGPFGDALAEFDGSVGQLLQALQDNGLENSTLVFFTSDNGPSTLRMARGGSAGHLKCGKGTTYEGGMREPAVAYWPGRITPGVTHELASTLDILPTLSALAGAALPKVALDGFDLSPLLFGSGKSPRQAVFFYPPSPDALHGPFAVCLGKYKAHFFTQGSFHSSSTPDQACQGLTPLTPHLPPLLFDLESDPAENYDLLQGQASPEVLQVLRDITLQKVLLEQCLEFGESQIRKGRDPSLQPCCAPNCSPKPSCCRCSPH, encoded by the exons ATGGGGCCGCAGGGCCGGTACcacccttggctgctgctgctgttgctgccgCCGCCCGTGCGAGCCGCGGCCACCGCCCGCCCCAGCTTCGTGCTGGTGCTGGCGGACGATTTGGGCTACGGTGACCTGGGCAGCTACGGGCACCCTTCGTCCGCCACGCCACAGCTGGACCGGCTGGCGGCCCGCGGGCTGCGCTTCACTGACTTCTACAGCAGCGCCGCCGTCTGCAGCCCCTCCCG GGCCGCTCTCCTGACCGGCCGGCTCCAGGTGCGCTCCGGGATCTATCCCGGTGTGTTCGACCCGGGCTCGCGGGGAGGGCTCCCGCTCGCTGAGGTCACCGTGGCCAAGGTGCTGAAGGCTCAGGGCTACGCCACGGCCATGGTTGGCAAGTGGCACCTGGGCTTTGGCGTGAACGGCTCCTTCCTGCCCGTGCACCAGGGCTTCGATCACTTCCTGGGCGTGCCCTATTCCCATGACCAGCTGAGAGCATCCAGGTGT GGCCCCTGCCAGAACCTGACCTGTTTCCCACCAGACACCAAGTGTTTTGGGACGTGCGACCAGGGCGTGGTGCCGCTGCCGCTGCTCTGGAACCAGAGCATCATTCAGCAGCCCGTCTCCTTCCCCGACCTCGTGCCCCTCTACAACAAATTCTCCCGGGATTTCATCGCTGACTGTGCCCGCCGAggcctccccttccttctctaCTATGCTTCCCAT CATACCCACTACCCCCAGTTTGCCAGCCAGGAGTTTTCAGGACGGATGCAGAGGGGACCCTTCGGGGATGCACTGGCTGAGTTCGATGGCTCTGTgggacagctcctgcaggcCCTGCAGGACAACGGCCTGGAGAACTCCACCCTGGTGTTCTTCACCTCTGACAATGg cccctccactCTGCGCATGGCACGTGGTGGCAGCGCCGGCCACCTCAAATGTGGCAAGGGCACGACCTACGAGGGTGGCATGAGGGAGCCAGCCGTGGCTTATTGGCCAGGCAGGATCACGCCAG GAGTGACCCATGAGCTGGCCAGTACCCTGGACATCCTGCCCACCCTGAGtgccctggctggagcagcccttCCCAAGGTGGCCCTGGATGGCTTCGACCTGAGCCCGCTGCTCTTTGGCTCGGGGAAG AGCCCTCGCCAGGCCGTGTTCTTCTACCCTCCATCCCCCGACGCCCTGCACGGCCCCTTCGCCGTCTGCCTGGGCAAGTACAAGGCTCATTTCTTCACCCAAG GTTCCTTCCATAGCAGCAGCACCCCGGACCAGGCGTGCCAGGGGCTAACGCCGCTGACCCCGCACTTGCCCCCACTGCTCTTCGACCTGGAGTCGGACCCTGCGGAGAACTACGACCTGCTCCAGGGCCAGGCGAGCCCCgaggtgctgcaggtgctcagggaCATCACCCTGCAGaaagtgctgctggagcagtgccTGGAATTCGGGGAGAGCCAGATCAGGAAGGGCCGGGACCCCTcgctgcagccctgctgtgcccccaACTGCAGCCCCAAACCTTCCTGCTGCCGCTGCTCCCCGCATTGA
- the LOC134043311 gene encoding LOW QUALITY PROTEIN: acrosin-like (The sequence of the model RefSeq protein was modified relative to this genomic sequence to represent the inferred CDS: inserted 1 base in 1 codon) yields the protein MALLGLLVLLALTWPVGATWDTCRGTCGLRPMAFDHRSLVPENSQDSDYGSWDSFEDTSQEMGGTGVHPGAWPGVISIQATLDNGTWHMCSGALIHPXWVLTVASCLVRAGDISRWEVVIGATGLSQPGPEAELRHIRTLLLHQNYNSATARRNIALLELDKPMECSDYIQLGCVPDSSLAVPELKTCYIAGWRATPGSARSPRLVLQEAKVRLMDVQLCNSSRWYGGAVHPQDLCAGYPRGGIDTCQGWGDIGGPLVCKDNVGDYFWLVGLASWGRGCAGAKRPGVFTSTQHFHTWIQVQMGLLPPGTDVPPAEPFPLPPPEPEEEPEPDSDLSDLENPNPEPEDSTVISFQQQILGKFLNLVLELLQFLKG from the exons ATGGCTTTGCTGGGACTGCTCGTCCTGCTGGCCCTGACCTGGCCCGTGGGGGCCACCTGGGACACGTGCAG AGGCACCTGCGGGCTCCGGCCCATGGCGTTTGACCACAGATCGCTGGTTCCCGAAAATTCCCAGGACTCTGACtatggatcctgggattctttcGAAGACACCTCGCAGGAaatgggtggcactggggtccaCCCAGGGGCCTGGCCTGGTGTCATCAGCATCCAGGCCACCTTGGACAATGGCACGTGGCACATGTGCTCGGGGGCACTCATCCACC AGTGGGTGCTGACAGTGGCCAGCTGCTTGGTTAGGGCAGg ggaCATATCAAGATGGGAAGTGGTGATCGGGGCCACAGGTCTGAGCCAGCCAGGCCCCGAGGCTGAGCTGCGCCACATCCGGACCCTCCTGTTGCACCAAAATTACAACTCTGCCACGGCCAGGAGAAACAttgccctgctggagctggacaaGCCCATGGAGTGCAGCGACTacatccagctgggctgtgtgcccgacagctccctggcagtgcccgagCTGAAAACCTGCTACATTGCGGGCTGGAGAGCCACCCCGGGCAGCG CCCGGAGCCCacgcctggtgctgcaggaggccaaGGTGCGGCTCATGGACGTCCAGCTTTGCAACAGCAGCCGCTGGTACGGGGGGGCCGTGCACCCCCAGGACCTGTGCGCGGGGTACCCGCGGGGCGGCATCGACACCTGCCAGGGGTGG ggggacatcgggggaccTCTGGTCTGCAAGGACAACGTTGGTGACTACTTCTGGCTGGTGGGACTGGCCAGCTGGGGCCGAGGCTGTGCCGGGGCCAAGCGACCCGGGGTGTTCACCTCCACCCAGCACTTCCACACCTGGATCCAGGTGCAGATGGGATTGCTCCCACCAGGAACTGatgttcctcctgcagagcccttcccactgccacccccGGAACCAGAGGAAGAGCCTGAGCCGGACTCAGATTTGAGCGATCTGGAGAATCCCAACCCAGAACCAGAGGATTCTACGGTGATTTCATTCCAACAACAAATCCTGGGGAAATTCCTGAAtctggtgctggagctcctgcagttcctgaaggga
- the LOC134043822 gene encoding LOW QUALITY PROTEIN: acrosin-like (The sequence of the model RefSeq protein was modified relative to this genomic sequence to represent the inferred CDS: substituted 1 base at 1 genomic stop codon) has product MALLGLLVLLALTWPVGATWDTCRGTCGLRPMAFDHRSLVPENSQDSDYGSWDSFEDTSQDMGGTGVHPGAWPGVISIQATLDNGTWHMCSGALIHPQXVLTVASCLWKVLIGATDLAKPGHKAEVFQIKQILVHNGYVAATARSNIDLLRMDQPVECSDYIQLGCVPDSSLVVPELKTCYIAGWRATPGSARSPRLVLQEAKVRLMDVQLCNSSRWYGGAVHPQDLCAGYPRGGIDTCQGWGDIGGPLVCKDNVGDYFWLVGLASWGRGCAGAKRPGVFTSTQHFHTWIQVQMGLLPPGTDVPPAEPFPLPPPEPEEEPGPDSDLSDLENPNPEPEDSTVISFQQQILGKFLNLVLELLQFLKG; this is encoded by the exons ATGGCTTTGCTGGGACTGCTCGTCCTGCTGGCCCTGACCTGGCCCGTGGGGGCCACCTGGGACACGTGCAG AGGCACCTGCGGGCTCCGGCCCATGGCCTTCGACCACAGATCGCTGGTTCCCGAAAATTCCCAGGACTCTGACtatggatcctgggattctttcGAAGACACCTCGCAGGacatgggtggcactggggtccaCCCAGGGGCCTGGCCTGGTGTCATCAGCATCCAGGCCACCTTGGACAATGGCACGTGGCACATGTGCTCGGGGGCACTCATCCACCCCCAGTGAGTGCTGACAGTGGCCAGCTGCTTG TGGAAGGTGCTGATCGGGGCCACGGATCTGGCTAAGCCGGGCCACAAGGCCGAGGTGTTCCAGATCAAGCAGATCCTGGTGCACAATGGCTACGTGGCCGCCACGGCCAGGAGCAACATTGACCTCCTGAGGATGGACCAGCCCGTGGAGTGCAGCGACTacatccagctgggctgtgtgcccGACAGCTCCCTGGTAGTGCCTGAGCTGAAAACCTGCTACATTGCGGGCTGGAGAGCCACCCCGGGCAGCG CCCGGAGCCCacgcctggtgctgcaggaggccaaGGTGCGGCTCATGGACGTCCAGCTTTGCAACAGCAGCCGCTGGTACGGGGGGGCCGTGCACCCCCAGGACCTGTGCGCGGGGTACCCGCGGGGCGGCATCGACACCTGCCAGGGGTGG ggggacatcgggggaccTCTGGTCTGCAAGGACAACGTTGGTGACTACTTCTGGCTGGTGGGACTGGCCAGCTGGGGCCGAGGCTGTGCCGGGGCCAAGCGACCCGGGGTGTTCACCTCCACCCAGCACTTCCACACCTGGATCCAGGTGCAGATGGGATTGCTCCCACCAGGAACTGatgttcctcctgcagagcccttcccactgccacccccGGAACCAGAGGAAGAGCCTGGGCCGGACTCAGACTTGAGCGATCTGGAGAATCCCAACCCAGAACCAGAGGATTCTACGGTGATTTCATTCCAACAACAAATCCTGGGGAAATTCCTGAAtctggtgctggagctcctgcagttcctgaaggga
- the LOC134043824 gene encoding acrosin-like, whose product MALLWLLVLLALARPVGAAWDTCRGTCGLRPMAFDHRSLVPENSQDSDYGSWDSFEDTSQDMGGTGVHPGAWPGVISIQATLDNGTWHRCSGALIHPQWVLTVASCFVRAGDISRWEVVIGATDLSQPGPEAELRHIRTLLLHQNYNSAKARNNIALLELDKPVECSDYIQLGCVPDSSLAVPELKTCYIAGWRATPGSARSPRLVLQEAKVRLMDVQLCNSSRWYGGAVHPQDLCAGYPRGGIDTCQGDIGGPLVCKDNVGDYFWLVGLASWGRGCAGAKRPGVFTSTQHFHTWIQVQMGLLPPGADVPPAEPFPLPPPEPEEEPEPDSDLSDLENPNPEPEDSTVISFQQQILGKFLNLVLELLQFLKGKKT is encoded by the exons ATGgctttgctgtggctgcttgtgctgctggccctggcccgGCCCGTGGGGGCCGCCTGGGACACGTGCAG AGGCACCTGCGGGCTCCGGCCCATGGCCTTCGACCACAGATCGCTGGTTCCCGAAAATTCCCAGGACTCTGACtatggatcctgggattctttcGAAGACACCTCGCAGGacatgggtggcactggggtccaCCCAGGGGCCTGGCCTGGTGTCATCAGCATCCAGGCCACCTTGGACAATGGCACGTGGCACAGGTGCTCGGGGGCACTCATCCACCCCCAGTGGGTGCTGACAGTGGCCAGCTGCTTTGTTAGGGCAGg ggacatATCCAGATGGGAAGTGGTGATCGGGGCCACAGATCTGAGCCAGCCAGGCCCCGAGGCTGAGCTGCGCCACATCCGGACCCTCCTGTTGCACCAAAATTACAACTCTGCCAAGGCCAGGAACAACAttgccctgctggagctggacaaGCCCGTGGAGTGCAGCGACTacatccagctgggctgtgtgcccgacagctccctggcagtgcccgagCTGAAAACCTGCTACATTGCGGGCTGGAGAGCCACCCCGGGCAGCG CCCGGAGCCCacgcctggtgctgcaggaggccaaGGTGCGGCTCATGGACGTCCAGCTTTGCAACAGCAGCCGCTGGTACGGGGGGGCCGTGCACCCCCAGGACCTGTGCGCGGGGTACCCGCGGGGCGGCATCGACACCTGCCAG ggggacatcgggggaccTCTGGTCTGCAAGGACAACGTTGGTGACTACTTCTGGCTGGTGGGACTGGCCAGCTGGGGCCGAGGCTGTGCCGGGGCCAAGCGACCCGGGGTGTTCACCTCCACCCAGCACTTCCACACCTGGATCCAGGTGCAGATGGGATTGCTCCCACCTGGAGCTGatgttcctcctgcagagcccttcccactgccacccccagAACCAGAGGAAGAGCCTGAGCCGGACTCAGATTTGAGCGATCTGGAGAATCCCAACCCAGAACCAGAGGATTCTACGGTGATTTCATTCCAACAACAAATCCTGGGGAAATTCCTGAAtctggtgctggagctcctgcagttcctgaagggaaagaaaacctga
- the LOC134043820 gene encoding LOW QUALITY PROTEIN: acrosin-like (The sequence of the model RefSeq protein was modified relative to this genomic sequence to represent the inferred CDS: substituted 1 base at 1 genomic stop codon) has product MALLGLLILLALTWPVGATWDTCRGTCGLRPMAFDHRSLVPENSQDSDYGSWDSFEDTSQDMGGTGVHPGAWPGVISIQATLDNGTWHMCSGALIHPQXVLTVASCLWKVLIGATDLAKPGPKAEVFQIKQILVHNGYVAATARSNIDLLRMDQPVECSDYIQLGCVPDSSLAVPELKTCYIAGWRATPGSARSPRLVLQEAKVRLMDVQLCNSSRWYGGAVHPQDLCAGYPRGGIDTCQGWGDIGGPLVCKDNVGDYFWLVGLASWGQGCAGAKRPGVFTSTQHFHTWIQVQMGLLPPGTDVPPAEPFPLPPPEPEEEPEPDSDLSDLENPNPEPEDSTVISFQQQILGKFLNLVLELLQFLKG; this is encoded by the exons ATGGCTTTGCTGGGACTGCTCATCCTGCTGGCCCTGACCTGGCCCGTGGGGGCCACCTGGGACACGTGCAG AGGCACCTGCGGGCTCCGGCCCATGGCCTTCGACCACAGATCGCTGGTTCCCGAAAATTCCCAGGACTCTGACtatggatcctgggattctttcGAAGACACCTCGCAGGacatgggtggcactggggtccaCCCAGGGGCCTGGCCTGGTGTCATCAGCATCCAGGCCACCTTGGACAATGGCACGTGGCACATGTGCTCGGGGGCACTCATCCACCCCCAGTGAGTGCTGACAGTGGCCAGCTGCTTG TGGAAGGTGCTGATCGGGGCCACGGATCTGGCTAAGCCGGGCCCCAAGGCCGAGGTGTTCCAGATCAAGCAGATCCTGGTGCACAATGGCTACGTGGCCGCCACGGCCAGGAGCAACATTGACCTCCTGAGGATGGACCAGCCCGTGGAGTGCAGCGACTacatccagctgggctgtgtgcccgacagctccctggcagtgcccgagCTGAAAACCTGCTACATTGCGGGCTGGAGAGCCACCCCGGGCAGCG CCCGGAGCCCacgcctggtgctgcaggaggccaaGGTGCGGCTCATGGACGTCCAGCTTTGCAACAGCAGCCGCTGGTACGGGGGGGCCGTGCACCCCCAGGACCTGTGCGCGGGGTACCCGCGGGGCGGCATCGACACCTGCCAGGGGTGG ggggacatcgggggaccTCTGGTCTGCAAGGACAACGTTGGTGACTACTTCTGGCTGGTGGGACTGGCCAGCTGGGGCCAAGGCTGTGCCGGGGCCAAGCGACCCGGGGTGTTCACCTCCACCCAGCACTTCCACACCTGGATCCAGGTGCAGATGGGATTGCTCCCACCAGGAACTGatgttcctcctgcagagcccttcccactgccacccccGGAACCAGAGGAAGAGCCTGAGCCGGACTCAGACTTGAGCGATCTGGAGAATCCCAACCCAGAACCAGAGGATTCTACGGTGATTTCATTCCAACAACAAATCCTGGGGAAATTCCTGAAtctggtgctggagctcctgcagttcctgaaggga
- the LOC134043821 gene encoding LOW QUALITY PROTEIN: acrosin-like (The sequence of the model RefSeq protein was modified relative to this genomic sequence to represent the inferred CDS: substituted 1 base at 1 genomic stop codon), giving the protein MALLGLLVLLALTWPVGATWDTCRGTCGLRPMAFDHRSLVPENSQDSDYGSWDSFEDTSQDMGGTGVHPGAWPGVISIQATLDNGTWHMCSGALIHPQXVLTVASCLWKVLIGATDLAKPGHKAEVFQIKQILVHNGYVAATARSNIDLLRMDQPVECSDYIQLGCVPDSSLAVPELKTCYIAGWRATPGSARSPRLVLQEAKVRLMDVQLCNSSRWYGGAVHPPDLCAGYPRGGIDTCQGWGDIGGPLVCKDNVGDYFWLVGLASWGRGCAGAKRPGVFTSTQHFHTWIQVQMGLLPPGTDVPPAEPFPLPPPEPEEEPGPDSDLSDLENPNPEPEDSTVISFQQQILGKFLNLVLELLQFLKG; this is encoded by the exons ATGGCTTTGCTGGGACTGCTCGTCCTGCTGGCCCTGACCTGGCCCGTGGGGGCCACCTGGGACACGTGCAG AGGCACCTGCGGGCTCCGGCCCATGGCCTTCGACCACAGATCGCTGGTTCCCGAAAATTCCCAGGACTCTGACtatggatcctgggattctttcGAAGACACCTCGCAGGacatgggtggcactggggtccaCCCAGGGGCCTGGCCTGGTGTCATCAGCATCCAGGCCACCTTGGACAATGGCACGTGGCACATGTGCTCGGGGGCACTCATCCACCCCCAGTGAGTGCTGACAGTGGCCAGCTGCTTG TGGAAGGTGCTGATCGGGGCCACGGATCTGGCTAAGCCGGGCCACAAGGCCGAGGTGTTCCAGATCAAGCAGATCCTGGTGCACAATGGCTACGTGGCCGCCACGGCCAGGAGCAACATTGACCTCCTGAGGATGGACCAGCCCGTGGAGTGCAGCGACTacatccagctgggctgtgtgcccgacagctccctggcagtgcccgagCTGAAAACCTGCTACATTGCGGGCTGGAGAGCCACCCCGGGCAGCG CCCGGAGCCCacgcctggtgctgcaggaggccaaGGTGCGGCTCATGGACGTCCAGCTTTGCAACAGCAGCCGCTGGTACGGGGGGGCCGTGCACCCCCCGGACCTGTGCGCGGGGTACCCGCGGGGCGGCATCGACACCTGCCAGGGGTGG ggggacatcgggggaccTCTGGTCTGCAAGGACAACGTTGGTGACTACTTCTGGCTGGTGGGACTGGCCAGCTGGGGCCGAGGCTGTGCCGGGGCCAAGCGACCCGGGGTGTTCACCTCCACCCAGCACTTCCACACCTGGATCCAGGTGCAGATGGGATTGCTCCCACCAGGAACTGatgttcctcctgcagagcccttcccactgccacccccagAACCAGAGGAAGAGCCTGGGCCGGACTCAGACTTGAGCGATCTGGAGAATCCCAACCCAGAACCAGAGGATTCTACGGTGATTTCATTCCAACAACAAATCCTGGGGAAATTCCTGAAtctggtgctggagctcctgcagttcctgaaggga